From the Kitasatospora viridis genome, one window contains:
- a CDS encoding NAD(P)/FAD-dependent oxidoreductase has protein sequence MYDVIIVGARISGSALAMVLADRGYRVLVVDRITFPSPTSSSTNLIHPPGVNWLRRWGILDRLNEHSIPEITHYSLQSGPARLVAPLPSVEGVGYALSPPRISLDQALADAAVAAGAELREGVSIQELLTENGVVTGVSGVSKTSGKMSEKATIVVGADGKNSRVAQLVDARKYRDQPVLSKSSWTYWEGLEQEPLVRTYRKNRRHPFSWPTHDGLSIVGVAWPTDTFPTGDPEQTDRSVIEAFTDVDPEFAERLRQAKRGDRWLTGSVPNFLRTSHGPGWALVGDAGATRDPITASGITHALLGADLLADAITDGLENRPMAEAMAGYTARRDRLIGDHYDYTRDYARVADHSPEERALIAAMSRSPRHGQAMIGLFATVVPPEQFYTRDNFRELFGYLGGAGEVPWTSRLVRWLIEGVPGRPAWASGTADRLIASKLGPMGELLLRSPVPGGSGRRPVSAPTA, from the coding sequence ATGTACGACGTGATCATTGTCGGAGCCAGAATATCTGGCTCCGCGCTAGCGATGGTTCTGGCCGACCGCGGATACCGAGTCCTGGTAGTTGACAGGATCACTTTTCCCAGTCCGACCAGTTCGTCGACAAATCTCATACACCCGCCGGGAGTCAACTGGCTCCGCCGATGGGGAATACTCGACCGGCTCAACGAGCACAGCATTCCCGAGATCACCCACTACTCGCTGCAGAGCGGCCCGGCGCGGCTGGTCGCGCCCCTGCCGAGCGTGGAGGGCGTCGGCTACGCCCTCTCCCCGCCGCGGATCAGCCTGGACCAGGCGCTCGCGGACGCCGCCGTCGCCGCCGGCGCCGAGCTCCGGGAGGGCGTCTCCATCCAGGAGCTGCTGACCGAGAACGGCGTGGTCACCGGCGTCAGCGGCGTCTCCAAGACCTCCGGGAAGATGTCCGAGAAGGCCACCATCGTGGTCGGCGCGGACGGCAAGAACTCCCGGGTCGCGCAGTTGGTGGACGCCCGGAAGTACCGGGACCAGCCGGTGCTCAGCAAGAGCTCGTGGACCTACTGGGAGGGCCTGGAGCAGGAGCCCCTGGTCCGCACCTACCGGAAGAACCGCCGCCACCCGTTCAGTTGGCCGACCCATGACGGGCTCTCCATCGTCGGCGTGGCCTGGCCCACCGACACCTTCCCCACCGGCGACCCGGAGCAGACCGACCGGTCGGTGATCGAGGCCTTCACCGACGTCGACCCCGAGTTCGCCGAGCGGCTGCGCCAGGCGAAGCGCGGCGACCGCTGGCTCACCGGCTCCGTGCCCAACTTCCTGCGCACCTCGCACGGTCCGGGGTGGGCGCTGGTCGGCGACGCGGGCGCCACCCGGGACCCCATCACCGCCTCGGGGATCACCCACGCGCTGCTCGGCGCCGACCTGCTCGCCGACGCGATCACCGACGGGCTGGAGAACCGCCCGATGGCCGAGGCGATGGCCGGCTACACCGCGCGCCGGGACCGCCTGATCGGCGACCACTACGACTACACCCGCGACTACGCGAGGGTCGCGGACCACTCGCCGGAGGAACGCGCACTGATCGCGGCGATGAGCCGCAGCCCCCGGCACGGCCAGGCGATGATCGGGCTGTTCGCCACCGTCGTCCCGCCGGAGCAGTTCTACACCCGGGACAACTTCCGTGAGCTGTTCGGCTACTTGGGCGGCGCTGGCGAGGTGCCCTGGACGTCCCGGCTGGTCCGCTGGCTGATCGAGGGCGTGCCCGGCCGACCCGCTTGGGCCTCCGGCACGGCCGACCGCCTGATCGCTTCGAAGCTCGGCCCGATGGGCGAGTTGCTGCTGCGCAGCCCGGTACCGGGTGGCTCCGGCCGCCGGCCCGTCTCCGCTCCGACCGCCTGA
- a CDS encoding HAD family hydrolase gives MPGIAAISFDADDTLWDFNASYAVAIAAVADRLTEEGVRRADGPVSGEWLDELWTEAGQAAPPGTHLRELRKASFGAALERGGRSSRPDRVDELFDWYNEVRWAELRPYPEVVSVLDELAGRFVLAVTSNGNTDPARVGLGGYFACVTNPERSGYQKPDARMFLHTAAGLDLEPARILHVGDHLQHDAVAARAAGLQAYWLNRRTSGGPASAQAAQAGIREIATLTALLEL, from the coding sequence ATGCCTGGGATAGCCGCGATCTCCTTCGACGCCGACGACACCCTCTGGGACTTCAACGCCTCCTACGCGGTCGCCATCGCCGCCGTCGCCGACCGGCTGACGGAGGAGGGCGTGCGGCGGGCCGACGGGCCGGTCTCGGGGGAGTGGCTGGACGAGCTGTGGACCGAGGCCGGCCAGGCCGCGCCGCCCGGCACCCACCTGCGGGAGCTGCGCAAGGCCTCCTTCGGTGCGGCCCTGGAGCGCGGCGGCCGCTCCAGCCGGCCGGACCGGGTGGACGAGCTGTTCGACTGGTACAACGAGGTCCGCTGGGCCGAGCTGCGCCCCTACCCCGAAGTCGTCTCCGTGCTCGACGAGTTGGCGGGCCGCTTCGTGCTCGCGGTGACCAGCAACGGCAACACCGACCCGGCCCGGGTCGGCCTCGGCGGCTACTTTGCCTGCGTCACCAACCCCGAGCGGAGCGGCTACCAGAAGCCGGATGCCCGGATGTTCCTGCACACCGCCGCCGGCCTCGACCTCGAACCCGCCCGGATCCTGCACGTCGGCGACCACCTCCAGCACGACGCCGTCGCCGCCCGCGCGGCCGGGCTGCAGGCGTACTGGCTCAACCGGCGGACCAGCGGCGGTCCGGCCTCGGCGCAGGCGGCGCAGGCGGGCATCCGGGAAATCGCCACGCTGACGGCCCTGTTGGAGCTCTAG